A window of Rhodopirellula halodulae contains these coding sequences:
- a CDS encoding phosphatidate cytidylyltransferase, with product MLIDRLRSAAVLITIAVVCLFVDARVSTQGTEGLTLIPLLLFFALGTTWDITSLLIQSGRNVWRAGCMIAVTSMSLAPAIPNIVNAVSDATNGALDPYPVDCPIGRLGWVVTMAVASLFALLIREMWTYGLPATNDSQPSADTAASILKEADPIKDDGPSHGTNSSANLEASPFSASIDRTMRAAFVSMYIGLPMSLLFATRSLGSSVSPLWGLAALLTFIATTKSADAGAYFSGKSIGRNKLIPRLSPGKTWEGAIGGVIASTLVAMACLHWLFPAMLPSGCAPSITWAFVLGPALSISGMVGDLAESMFKRDCGAKDSGNWLPGLGGVWDVTDSLIAAILPAFLCLAAAA from the coding sequence TTGTTGATCGACCGGCTACGCAGCGCAGCGGTGCTGATCACAATCGCGGTGGTTTGCTTGTTCGTCGACGCTCGGGTCAGCACTCAGGGCACCGAAGGATTGACGCTGATCCCGTTGCTGTTGTTCTTTGCTTTGGGCACCACGTGGGATATCACTTCGCTGTTGATCCAGTCAGGACGAAATGTTTGGCGAGCGGGTTGCATGATCGCCGTCACCAGCATGAGTTTGGCCCCGGCCATACCGAACATCGTCAACGCTGTTTCCGATGCGACCAACGGCGCGTTGGATCCTTATCCGGTCGATTGCCCCATTGGTCGATTGGGGTGGGTGGTGACCATGGCGGTTGCATCGCTGTTCGCATTGCTGATTCGCGAAATGTGGACCTATGGGTTGCCAGCTACCAACGACTCGCAACCCAGCGCTGATACGGCTGCCTCCATTTTGAAAGAAGCGGATCCAATCAAGGACGATGGTCCGTCGCATGGCACCAATTCATCCGCGAACCTTGAGGCTTCGCCTTTCTCCGCCAGCATTGACCGAACCATGCGAGCCGCGTTTGTCTCCATGTACATCGGATTGCCGATGAGCCTTCTGTTCGCGACGCGTTCACTGGGAAGCTCGGTCAGTCCACTGTGGGGCTTGGCAGCTTTGCTAACGTTCATCGCCACGACCAAATCTGCTGACGCCGGTGCTTACTTCTCCGGCAAATCGATTGGGCGAAACAAACTGATTCCGCGGCTGAGTCCTGGCAAAACCTGGGAAGGAGCCATCGGCGGAGTGATCGCGTCGACCTTGGTCGCGATGGCATGTCTTCACTGGTTGTTCCCGGCGATGTTGCCGAGCGGTTGTGCACCGTCGATCACGTGGGCGTTCGTTCTGGGGCCGGCGTTGTCCATCAGCGGAATGGTGGGTGATTTGGCCGAATCGATGTTCAAACGCGATTGCGGAGCGAAAGATTCTGGAAATTGGCTCCCCGGTCTAGGGGGCGTCTGGGATGTGACGGATTCGTTGATCGCCGCAATTTTGCCGGCTTTTCTGTGTTTAGCGGCGGCGGCATGA
- a CDS encoding sodium:solute symporter family protein, translating to MALSFIDYAIIGSFFLISTVIGVVSSRRAGKSFSEYFLAGGQMSWWMLGISMVATTFAADTPNLVTGIVRNDGVSGNWVWWAFLLTGLLTVFVYAKLWKRSGVATDLEFYELRYSGSAAGFLRGFRSIYLGVVFNCLVMANVILAGIKLGGVLLGASPLEVVLITGTVTVIYTLMGGLRGVILTDCFQFVMAMFGAIAAAYVVCNRPEVGGFAQLLEHPEVQQKMNLLPDLTDMDAMIPLIIMPFAVQWWSGWYPGAEPGGGGYVAQRMLGAKSERDATRATLLFQATHYALRPWPWIVVALASIVVFPTLESIQKAFPDIDPQFVQDDLAYPAMLTFLPTGLLGLVIASLIAAFMSTISTHLNWGASYIAHDFYKRFVDREANDERLVMIGRVATVGLMLLSGFVALTLESAMQNFSIILQIGAGTGLIYILRWLWWRINAFTEITGMVVSLLVAMFFQFVSPALELPALAAWQELLIGVGLTTAAWVAVTFVTPATDEATLRAFYQKIRPGGSGWKPVQQRLEAEGIVVRIEDSISRGLMAMVAATFLIYSVLFSTGYALYREWTHLVVSLVVLLFSAMALRWIGNTKVDKTSHV from the coding sequence ATGGCACTTTCTTTCATCGACTATGCGATCATCGGATCGTTCTTCTTGATCTCCACGGTGATCGGCGTTGTCAGCAGCCGTCGAGCTGGGAAAAGTTTCTCAGAGTATTTCCTGGCTGGCGGCCAGATGAGTTGGTGGATGCTGGGTATCTCGATGGTCGCCACCACGTTTGCCGCGGACACACCCAACCTGGTGACTGGCATCGTGCGAAACGATGGAGTGAGCGGCAACTGGGTTTGGTGGGCGTTTCTTCTAACGGGTCTGTTGACGGTTTTTGTCTATGCCAAACTGTGGAAACGCAGTGGCGTGGCGACGGACCTCGAATTCTACGAACTCAGGTACAGCGGTTCGGCAGCCGGCTTTCTGCGAGGTTTCCGGTCGATTTATCTGGGCGTGGTGTTTAATTGTTTGGTCATGGCCAATGTGATTTTGGCCGGGATCAAACTCGGGGGCGTGTTGCTCGGAGCCTCGCCGTTGGAAGTGGTTTTGATCACCGGCACCGTGACAGTGATCTACACGCTGATGGGCGGACTGCGAGGCGTGATTTTGACGGACTGCTTTCAATTCGTCATGGCGATGTTTGGCGCGATCGCGGCGGCTTACGTCGTGTGCAATCGACCCGAGGTCGGTGGGTTCGCCCAATTGCTGGAACATCCTGAGGTTCAGCAGAAGATGAATCTGTTGCCAGATTTAACCGACATGGACGCGATGATTCCGCTGATCATCATGCCGTTTGCCGTGCAGTGGTGGAGCGGTTGGTACCCTGGCGCTGAACCCGGTGGAGGTGGCTACGTGGCTCAGCGAATGCTGGGTGCCAAGAGCGAACGCGATGCCACGCGTGCAACGTTGTTGTTCCAAGCCACTCACTACGCTCTTCGACCGTGGCCATGGATCGTGGTCGCCCTTGCTTCGATCGTCGTGTTCCCGACGCTCGAAAGCATCCAGAAAGCATTCCCAGACATCGACCCCCAGTTTGTTCAAGACGATTTGGCTTACCCCGCGATGTTGACGTTTCTCCCGACGGGGTTGCTGGGTTTGGTCATCGCCAGCCTGATCGCCGCGTTCATGTCAACCATTTCAACGCACTTGAATTGGGGTGCGTCCTACATCGCTCACGACTTTTACAAACGCTTTGTCGATCGAGAAGCAAACGATGAACGACTGGTGATGATTGGCCGTGTGGCAACCGTCGGCCTGATGTTGTTGTCAGGATTCGTGGCGTTGACGCTGGAAAGTGCCATGCAGAACTTCAGCATCATCTTGCAAATCGGGGCCGGGACCGGATTGATCTACATCCTGCGATGGTTGTGGTGGCGAATCAACGCGTTCACCGAGATCACAGGAATGGTCGTTTCGTTGCTGGTTGCCATGTTCTTCCAGTTCGTCTCCCCTGCACTGGAGCTACCTGCACTTGCGGCATGGCAAGAATTGTTGATCGGCGTTGGCTTGACCACGGCGGCTTGGGTCGCGGTGACATTCGTGACTCCGGCTACGGACGAAGCGACTCTACGAGCCTTCTATCAAAAGATCCGACCAGGTGGATCAGGATGGAAGCCGGTGCAGCAACGTTTGGAAGCAGAGGGGATCGTGGTCCGCATCGAAGACTCGATCAGCCGCGGTTTGATGGCCATGGTCGCCGCGACCTTCTTGATCTACTCGGTGTTGTTCAGCACCGGTTATGCGTTGTATCGCGAGTGGACACATCTCGTTGTGAGTCTGGTCGTTCTGCTGTTTTCCGCGATGGCGCTGCGTTGGATTGGCAACACAAAAGTAGACAAAACAAGCCACGTCTGA
- a CDS encoding HD family phosphohydrolase — translation MSGTNKSGPNKNGASKGGTTKGKQRAGKERIESLGIPKSKWATWWDRKDKAEWAIRVGLTLVAALTILGLCFTWKPAFSYRSGAIPARDLISRVDFQVADAIATGDLKERRRREVMTLYRNSPQRLEQLRAALKNRLFLVLGAASYEQLGKEERAALTEFYEGSETAPDDESPAERFALLKRVFSKDKDLATLEAAVDSAMLKLYKNGILQAPQHPPEKGSQRMIRVFTGDQTDEAVPVELSQVIIAEAGNQLVKELRDQFRSRFPGDDGLVAADMIGDWLRDRLPEFETLKYDDEASQAVRDQAAAAVEDVMMTFYAGQTKLADAGKPLTGRELGLLRSEWSKLVESMLWSDRVARVAAYAGMIAALYLLCGSYIWFVDDRSLLLDRAKLAKLLALMVVTIVLSYHASRDAWRAELVPLVLASITAAVVYGRELAILLLASACLSVILLLGADIPNLVVVTAACTTCTLLTGRIRSRTHLVTVGMISATITMFTVVGVGIVTGQTLSSGAPGGNLEGMLSGGSLDHVLNGLISEAGWAGVCILFSSLAMTGLLPLVEKGFGVQTDLSLLELGDASHPLLRRLAQRAPGTYNHSINVASIAEAAADAIGANGLLVRVGAYFHDIGKMFKPEYFIENQSAGINQHDSLQPAMSTLVIIAHVKDGADLARNHHLPEPIIDFILQHHGTTLVEYFYREAAKRSEEDPNREAVSDKDFRYPGPKPQTLEAAVLMLSDTVESASRTLVDPTPARIQGLVDAIAQKKVADGQFDDCGITFAQLHRVRQSLVKSLTAIYHARVKYPGQQSA, via the coding sequence ATGAGCGGAACGAACAAGAGCGGTCCCAACAAGAATGGTGCCTCCAAGGGAGGAACCACCAAGGGGAAGCAGCGCGCAGGCAAAGAACGCATTGAGTCGCTGGGGATCCCCAAATCCAAGTGGGCAACATGGTGGGACCGCAAAGACAAAGCGGAATGGGCGATCCGCGTCGGGCTGACTCTGGTCGCAGCGTTGACCATCCTTGGTTTGTGCTTCACTTGGAAACCAGCGTTCAGCTACCGCAGCGGAGCGATTCCCGCACGCGATTTGATTTCGCGAGTTGACTTCCAAGTTGCCGATGCGATTGCCACTGGCGATTTGAAAGAACGCCGACGTCGCGAAGTGATGACGCTGTATCGGAATTCACCACAGCGTTTGGAACAACTTCGTGCCGCACTCAAGAACCGATTGTTCTTGGTGTTGGGTGCCGCCAGCTACGAGCAATTGGGAAAAGAAGAACGCGCGGCGTTGACGGAATTTTACGAAGGCAGCGAGACCGCACCGGACGACGAATCTCCCGCGGAACGGTTTGCTCTGCTGAAACGTGTCTTCAGCAAAGACAAAGACTTGGCCACGCTGGAGGCTGCCGTCGATTCAGCCATGCTGAAGCTCTACAAAAACGGGATTCTGCAGGCACCGCAGCACCCGCCTGAAAAAGGCTCGCAGCGGATGATTCGCGTCTTCACGGGCGATCAGACCGACGAAGCGGTTCCGGTCGAATTGTCACAGGTCATCATTGCCGAGGCGGGCAACCAACTGGTCAAAGAACTTCGCGACCAATTTCGCAGCCGTTTTCCCGGCGACGATGGCTTGGTCGCAGCCGACATGATCGGCGATTGGCTGCGTGATCGACTGCCTGAATTTGAAACGCTGAAATACGACGACGAAGCCAGCCAAGCGGTCCGCGATCAAGCCGCCGCGGCGGTCGAAGACGTGATGATGACCTTCTACGCCGGGCAAACCAAACTGGCCGACGCGGGCAAACCTCTCACCGGTCGTGAACTTGGTTTGTTGCGAAGCGAGTGGTCCAAGTTGGTCGAGTCCATGTTGTGGTCGGACCGCGTCGCGCGGGTGGCCGCTTACGCTGGCATGATCGCTGCGCTTTACCTGTTGTGTGGATCGTACATTTGGTTTGTCGATGACCGATCGTTGTTGTTGGACCGAGCCAAGCTGGCCAAGCTGTTGGCGTTGATGGTGGTCACGATCGTGTTGTCCTACCACGCTTCGCGAGACGCTTGGCGAGCCGAGTTGGTTCCTTTGGTTTTGGCATCCATCACCGCCGCCGTGGTCTACGGTCGCGAATTGGCGATTTTGTTGCTGGCGTCGGCGTGTTTGTCGGTCATCCTTTTGCTTGGTGCGGACATACCGAATTTGGTCGTCGTCACCGCGGCCTGCACGACGTGCACGTTGCTCACGGGCCGCATTCGTTCGCGAACCCACTTGGTCACGGTCGGGATGATCTCGGCCACCATCACGATGTTCACCGTGGTGGGCGTCGGAATCGTCACCGGCCAGACGTTGTCCTCTGGCGCACCGGGTGGCAACTTGGAAGGAATGCTCAGCGGAGGATCCCTCGACCACGTGCTCAACGGATTGATTTCCGAAGCTGGCTGGGCGGGCGTTTGCATTCTGTTTTCTTCGCTTGCAATGACCGGGTTGTTGCCGTTGGTCGAGAAGGGGTTCGGCGTCCAAACGGACTTGAGCCTTTTGGAACTCGGCGATGCTTCGCACCCATTGCTTCGTCGTTTGGCACAGCGTGCACCGGGGACGTACAACCACTCGATCAACGTGGCCTCCATCGCAGAAGCCGCCGCCGATGCGATCGGTGCCAACGGATTGCTCGTCCGCGTGGGTGCGTACTTCCATGACATCGGCAAGATGTTCAAACCGGAATACTTCATCGAGAACCAATCGGCCGGCATCAACCAGCATGATTCGTTGCAACCCGCGATGAGCACGTTGGTGATCATCGCTCATGTCAAAGACGGAGCCGACTTGGCTCGCAATCACCATTTGCCCGAACCCATCATCGATTTCATCCTGCAGCACCACGGGACCACGCTGGTCGAATACTTCTATCGCGAAGCTGCCAAACGCAGCGAAGAAGACCCGAATCGCGAAGCCGTCAGCGACAAGGATTTCCGTTACCCCGGACCCAAACCGCAAACGTTGGAAGCGGCCGTGTTGATGCTCTCCGACACGGTCGAGAGTGCCTCGCGGACGTTGGTGGATCCCACACCCGCGCGAATTCAGGGCTTGGTCGATGCAATCGCACAAAAGAAAGTCGCGGACGGGCAATTCGACGACTGCGGCATCACCTTCGCTCAACTGCACCGAGTCCGCCAGAGCTTGGTGAAATCATTGACCGCCATTTACCATGCCCGCGTGAAGTATCCGGGGCAACAATCAGCGTGA
- the ybeY gene encoding rRNA maturation RNase YbeY: MTQPSSPLTPSGRTSSKLTVDVLIDEEAEPDLSIWFGDLETARRALTDAAIAAASVERCFDGTLGVRICDDAAIHPINREFLNHDYPTDVISFPYELDPPRVEGELVASFETAVENTSDPANSLTPREELLLYVVHGTLHIVGHDDQSAIPRAAMRRAEAVAMKQIGIHLPIDEESVSDSTDDPSAEDGGSAVAL; the protein is encoded by the coding sequence GTGACGCAGCCTTCATCTCCTTTGACGCCTTCCGGCCGAACGTCGTCCAAGTTGACCGTCGATGTCTTGATCGACGAGGAAGCCGAGCCGGACTTATCGATCTGGTTTGGCGATCTCGAAACCGCGCGTCGCGCACTGACCGACGCTGCCATCGCAGCCGCCTCGGTCGAACGGTGTTTTGACGGCACGTTGGGTGTCCGCATTTGTGATGACGCCGCGATCCATCCAATCAATCGTGAATTCTTGAACCATGATTATCCGACGGATGTGATCAGCTTTCCGTATGAGCTTGATCCGCCACGAGTCGAGGGCGAATTGGTCGCCAGCTTTGAAACCGCGGTTGAGAACACCAGCGATCCGGCCAATTCGCTGACGCCTCGTGAAGAGTTGTTGCTGTACGTGGTGCATGGCACGCTGCACATCGTGGGTCACGACGACCAATCCGCCATTCCCCGAGCTGCGATGCGACGTGCCGAGGCAGTTGCGATGAAGCAGATCGGAATCCATCTGCCCATTGATGAGGAATCCGTCTCCGATTCCACCGACGACCCATCCGCCGAAGACGGCGGTTCGGCGGTGGCACTTTGA
- the tpx gene encoding thiol peroxidase, with protein MSQSGVITFKGNPMTLAGSDLAIGQSAPDFSLHYAHEGLKELKLSDLQGKPSIISVVPSLDTPTCAIQTKKFNEQLAALGDKVNAVTVSRDLPFAQARFCGAENINMRTASDYQTHAFGEDYGVEIEELKLLSRAVIVLDADGKVVYKQIVPEVTEEPNYDGALEALNDLLG; from the coding sequence ATGAGTCAAAGCGGTGTGATCACGTTCAAAGGCAATCCAATGACTCTGGCGGGCAGCGATCTGGCCATCGGCCAATCCGCCCCCGACTTCAGCCTTCACTACGCACACGAAGGTTTGAAGGAATTGAAACTGTCCGATCTTCAGGGCAAGCCATCCATCATCAGCGTCGTTCCTAGCTTGGACACGCCCACCTGTGCCATCCAAACCAAAAAGTTCAACGAGCAATTGGCAGCACTTGGCGACAAGGTCAACGCGGTCACCGTCAGCCGCGATTTGCCGTTCGCACAAGCGCGTTTCTGCGGTGCTGAAAACATCAACATGCGAACCGCCAGCGACTATCAAACGCATGCCTTCGGCGAAGACTACGGTGTCGAAATCGAAGAGCTGAAGTTGCTGAGCCGCGCGGTCATCGTTTTGGATGCCGACGGCAAAGTCGTCTACAAACAAATCGTTCCTGAAGTGACCGAAGAGCCGAACTACGACGGCGCGTTGGAAGCTCTCAACGACCTGTTGGGCTGA
- the asnB gene encoding asparagine synthase (glutamine-hydrolyzing), translated as MCGFTGGLWQRDDQAISSDLLTRMTNEIAHRGPDDAQIWMDPEHRDATGKTLGVGLGFRRLSIIDVEGARQPLSNEDGKIRMVFNGEIYNYETLRRRLQGAGHQFATQGDGESIIHLYEDVGTDCFDSLNGMFAIAIWDARRNRIVLARDRIGQKPLYYSYKNGKLVFASELKALRLVPGICEEIDPNAVDEFLTYQYIPHPGTIFKGVHKLPPGHFAVLDERGLRVERYWNFDPSIERPISRGEAIERVRELLSDSVRLRMRSDVPLGSFLSGGIDSSLITALAGDHTDTALRTFSIGFPVAEFDETKYAAQVAEHLKTDHTRFEVQPSGIDILEKLVWHYDEPYGDSSAVPTWYLSKLTRERVTVALSGDGGDELFAGYERYRALWMSQKIARLFPLHRVPGIGLVQKLPDSNRRRSVVRRAKRFLEAIDQPVVRRYMNWLQIFPESMRADMYNDDFVRSLPGHDPVDFLESVWARSEGRDVVTRASTSDILSYLPCDLCTKVDIASMAHGLEVRQPMLDHRVVELAASLPVDVKFRGRRGKLILQDAFGDRIPASIFTRPKMGFGIPIGQWFREDFKPLVHDTMLANDARIRNYFRPDAIADLVRSHESGEQNHGYRLWNLLVLETWLRQL; from the coding sequence ATGTGTGGTTTTACCGGTGGACTTTGGCAACGCGACGACCAAGCGATCTCGTCCGACTTGCTGACACGGATGACCAACGAGATCGCCCATCGCGGTCCCGACGATGCGCAGATTTGGATGGATCCTGAGCACCGAGATGCCACTGGGAAAACGCTTGGTGTCGGGCTGGGGTTTCGCCGTCTTTCGATCATCGATGTCGAGGGTGCCCGCCAGCCGCTTTCGAACGAAGACGGCAAAATCCGGATGGTCTTCAATGGCGAGATCTACAATTACGAAACGCTTCGTCGTCGCTTGCAAGGTGCCGGCCACCAATTCGCGACGCAGGGCGACGGTGAGTCAATCATTCACCTGTACGAGGACGTTGGTACCGACTGCTTCGATTCGCTGAACGGGATGTTCGCGATCGCGATTTGGGATGCTCGTCGAAACCGTATCGTTCTGGCGAGAGACCGTATTGGTCAAAAGCCGCTCTATTATTCCTACAAGAACGGGAAATTGGTTTTTGCCAGCGAGCTGAAAGCCCTTCGTTTGGTGCCAGGCATCTGCGAAGAGATCGACCCCAACGCGGTCGATGAATTCCTAACTTATCAGTACATCCCTCACCCGGGGACGATCTTCAAAGGAGTCCACAAGCTGCCACCGGGACACTTCGCGGTCTTGGATGAACGCGGCTTGCGGGTCGAACGCTACTGGAACTTCGATCCTTCGATCGAACGCCCGATTTCGCGCGGAGAAGCCATCGAACGCGTTCGTGAATTGCTCTCGGATTCGGTGCGTCTGCGGATGCGAAGCGATGTTCCGCTGGGAAGCTTTCTTTCCGGCGGGATCGATTCCTCGTTGATCACGGCGTTGGCGGGCGACCACACCGACACCGCGCTGCGGACGTTCAGCATTGGTTTTCCGGTCGCAGAGTTTGACGAGACCAAGTACGCAGCCCAGGTGGCTGAACATTTGAAAACCGATCACACGCGGTTCGAGGTTCAGCCGAGCGGCATTGATATCCTGGAAAAGCTTGTGTGGCACTACGACGAACCCTATGGTGATTCGTCCGCGGTTCCAACATGGTATTTGTCCAAATTGACCCGTGAGCGAGTCACGGTTGCTCTATCAGGAGATGGCGGCGACGAGTTGTTCGCCGGCTACGAACGTTACCGTGCGCTGTGGATGAGCCAAAAGATTGCCCGGTTGTTTCCGCTGCATCGAGTTCCCGGGATTGGGCTGGTTCAGAAGTTGCCGGATTCCAATCGCCGTCGATCTGTCGTTCGGCGAGCCAAGCGTTTCTTGGAGGCGATCGATCAACCGGTGGTTCGCCGCTACATGAACTGGTTGCAGATCTTTCCGGAATCCATGCGAGCCGACATGTACAACGACGATTTTGTGCGGTCGTTGCCAGGGCATGACCCGGTCGATTTTCTGGAGTCTGTCTGGGCCCGCAGTGAAGGTCGCGACGTGGTGACGCGAGCGTCCACGTCCGACATCTTGTCGTATTTGCCGTGTGATCTTTGCACGAAAGTCGACATCGCGTCGATGGCTCATGGTTTGGAAGTTCGCCAACCGATGTTGGATCACCGAGTCGTGGAGCTCGCGGCTTCGCTACCCGTGGATGTGAAGTTTCGAGGACGCCGTGGGAAGTTGATTCTGCAAGACGCATTTGGCGATCGAATTCCGGCGTCGATTTTCACTCGACCGAAAATGGGCTTTGGTATCCCCATTGGTCAGTGGTTCCGTGAAGATTTCAAACCGCTCGTGCATGACACGATGTTGGCCAACGACGCAAGGATTCGAAACTATTTCCGTCCGGATGCCATCGCGGACTTGGTGCGGTCGCATGAGTCCGGTGAGCAGAACCACGGCTATCGGCTTTGGAACTTGCTGGTGCTGGAAACCTGGCTTCGACAACTCTAG
- a CDS encoding PhoH family protein, which yields MSVPSAMNEATLSTAGPNEVLTLFGPRDQHVRKLRRLFGVDITHRAGKIRVAGEEAGVGAAMRTLERLRLLCRKKGSLSLGDIETIAAEEGAKIEDGRPPTPRAEAINLQNAGRKIAPRTPGQARYVEAIREHDLTIATGPAGCGKTYLAVATAVEALRAESIRKIVLVRPAVEAGESLGFLPGDLRAKLNPYLRPLLDALGEMVDFDQARALMEQDVIEIVPLAYMRGRTLNDAFIILDEAQNTTVAQMKMFLTRMGERSKMVVSGDATQLDLPRGVRSGLHDAVYRLGNIKGIAQVRLSAADIVRHRLVQRIVEAYEGQEEESATSTNAKSSDASPKNSDSETTPEE from the coding sequence ATGTCGGTTCCATCTGCAATGAACGAAGCCACGCTGTCGACAGCGGGTCCCAATGAAGTTTTGACACTGTTCGGTCCTCGCGACCAACACGTGCGAAAACTGCGACGGCTATTCGGCGTCGACATCACCCACCGAGCGGGCAAGATTCGCGTCGCCGGTGAAGAAGCCGGTGTGGGTGCCGCGATGCGTACGTTGGAACGTCTGCGTTTGCTGTGTCGCAAGAAAGGTTCACTCAGCCTGGGCGACATCGAAACCATCGCCGCGGAAGAAGGTGCGAAGATCGAGGACGGGCGTCCGCCAACGCCGCGTGCCGAAGCGATCAATCTTCAAAACGCCGGCCGCAAAATCGCGCCGCGAACGCCCGGCCAAGCTCGCTATGTTGAGGCGATTCGGGAACACGATCTGACGATCGCCACCGGTCCGGCTGGTTGCGGAAAAACTTACTTGGCTGTGGCAACTGCGGTCGAAGCCCTTCGCGCTGAGTCCATTCGCAAAATTGTTTTGGTGAGACCGGCGGTCGAAGCCGGTGAGAGCCTCGGCTTTCTGCCGGGCGACCTGCGAGCCAAGCTAAATCCATATTTGCGTCCGTTGCTGGATGCACTTGGCGAAATGGTTGACTTCGACCAAGCCCGCGCGTTGATGGAACAAGACGTCATCGAGATCGTGCCGTTGGCCTACATGCGAGGCCGCACGCTCAACGACGCATTCATCATCTTGGACGAAGCCCAGAACACGACCGTGGCTCAGATGAAAATGTTCCTCACACGGATGGGCGAACGTAGCAAAATGGTCGTCAGCGGCGATGCGACTCAACTGGATTTGCCTCGCGGTGTCCGCAGCGGACTGCACGACGCGGTTTATCGATTGGGGAATATCAAAGGCATTGCCCAAGTGCGTTTGAGCGCCGCCGACATCGTGCGTCACCGTTTGGTGCAACGTATTGTGGAAGCCTACGAAGGTCAGGAAGAAGAATCGGCGACATCGACCAACGCCAAATCCAGCGACGCCAGTCCTAAGAACTCCGATTCAGAAACCACACCGGAAGAATGA
- a CDS encoding hemolysin family protein has product MTELSEINALPLAGLGFVLGSIGGLGSELLDRFAGRSLEIYCRVKKNRDRFGSVLDHQDTVIRAGDYLHVIGSVMFVMFGTLALVNRAGADRGTLTAWAIAAAGLTMLSHTWLPNAVTRFASAPLLYHTWPFWRTMSFVMRPLHAPGELLEIISRRIAGVEETDDEDEEQLEDEIRTIVAAGTREGFFAPGVREMIQGVMELHEDTVGHIMTPRVDVNAIEVSATWPEAIQSIIDTGRTRYPVYEENIDNVVGVLYVKDLLPYLSGNGLPNKSLLELCRRPWAVPKDRSVDLLLREFLHSRSHMAIVLDEFQQTAGVVTIEDALEEIVGEIVDESDEEEEFEIRVIDDDTIEADGRVMIDDVNDLVHWDLPESDDYETVAGWVLHHTGMIPTAGHLLNVGQWEVEVLHATNRKIESMRIHRPNGESQRVG; this is encoded by the coding sequence ATGACTGAACTGAGCGAAATCAACGCGTTGCCATTGGCCGGACTGGGGTTCGTGCTTGGTAGTATCGGAGGACTCGGCAGCGAACTACTCGACCGATTCGCCGGGCGTTCTTTGGAGATTTACTGTCGCGTCAAAAAGAATCGCGATCGTTTTGGATCGGTGCTCGATCATCAAGACACCGTGATTCGTGCGGGGGATTACCTACACGTGATCGGTTCGGTCATGTTCGTCATGTTTGGCACGCTCGCTTTGGTCAATCGTGCGGGCGCCGACCGTGGCACCCTGACCGCATGGGCCATCGCCGCCGCTGGTTTGACGATGCTGTCGCACACATGGTTGCCCAATGCGGTCACTCGGTTTGCTTCGGCACCACTGCTGTATCACACGTGGCCATTTTGGCGGACGATGTCCTTTGTCATGCGACCGCTCCACGCTCCCGGCGAACTGTTGGAGATCATCTCTCGCCGGATTGCTGGCGTGGAGGAGACTGACGACGAAGACGAAGAGCAACTCGAAGACGAAATCCGGACGATCGTGGCCGCGGGAACGCGAGAAGGTTTCTTTGCACCGGGAGTTCGCGAAATGATCCAAGGCGTCATGGAGCTGCACGAAGACACGGTCGGGCACATCATGACGCCAAGGGTGGATGTCAACGCCATCGAAGTCTCAGCGACTTGGCCGGAAGCGATCCAGTCCATCATCGACACCGGCCGAACGCGCTATCCGGTTTACGAAGAGAACATCGACAACGTTGTTGGTGTGCTCTACGTGAAAGACTTGCTGCCGTATCTTTCCGGGAATGGTTTGCCGAACAAGTCGCTGTTGGAATTGTGTCGACGTCCTTGGGCGGTTCCCAAGGATCGCAGCGTCGATCTGTTGCTTCGCGAATTTTTGCACAGCCGGTCTCACATGGCGATCGTGTTGGATGAATTCCAACAAACCGCGGGCGTCGTCACGATCGAAGACGCTTTGGAAGAGATCGTCGGTGAGATCGTGGACGAATCAGACGAAGAAGAAGAATTCGAAATTCGCGTGATTGACGACGACACGATCGAAGCCGATGGCCGCGTGATGATTGACGATGTCAATGACTTGGTGCACTGGGATCTGCCCGAAAGCGATGACTACGAAACCGTGGCGGGATGGGTGTTGCATCACACGGGAATGATTCCCACGGCGGGTCACTTGCTGAACGTCGGGCAGTGGGAAGTCGAAGTCTTGCACGCCACCAATCGCAAAATTGAAAGCATGCGGATTCATCGTCCCAACGGAGAAAGTCAACGTGTTGGCTGA